A DNA window from Caldisericaceae bacterium contains the following coding sequences:
- a CDS encoding secondary thiamine-phosphate synthase enzyme YjbQ produces the protein MEKIILKTKKQEEMVDITDLVKKVVVNSKVDFGICVVYVPHTTAAITINESWDPSVKEDIVNLLSNLIPKHGRYLHVEGNSHAHIKASIIGSSRTVIIQNGTLALGTYQGIFFMEFDGPRTREVY, from the coding sequence ATGGAAAAAATAATCTTAAAAACAAAGAAACAAGAGGAAATGGTTGACATAACAGATTTAGTTAAAAAAGTAGTTGTAAATTCAAAGGTTGATTTTGGTATTTGTGTTGTTTATGTGCCACATACAACTGCAGCTATAACAATTAACGAAAGTTGGGATCCAAGTGTTAAAGAGGATATTGTAAATTTATTATCTAATTTAATACCTAAACATGGTCGGTATTTACATGTTGAAGGTAATTCGCATGCACATATAAAAGCTTCAATAATTGGCTCATCACGGACTGTAATTATCCAAAACGGCACACTTGCTTTAGGCACATACCAGGGTATATTTTTTATGGAGTTTGATGGTCCAAGAACAAGAGAAGTTTATG